Proteins encoded together in one Terriglobus saanensis SP1PR4 window:
- a CDS encoding heme-degrading domain-containing protein yields the protein MPDHTADIARIAYQETELALPRFNLEIAWQLGERARSLSVERGYKLAIEVRRGPATVFLTAMDGTTPSSVDWLRRKANTCAWFARSTYSTGLQLAQKSQTLARHALADRDYAADGGSVPLMVKDAGLVGSLTISGLDQRADHELAIEVLCLHLGRSYAELKLD from the coding sequence ATGCCAGACCATACCGCAGACATCGCTCGCATCGCTTATCAGGAAACAGAACTGGCGCTTCCACGCTTCAACCTTGAGATTGCATGGCAGCTTGGCGAACGCGCCCGCTCGCTCTCTGTAGAACGCGGATACAAGCTCGCCATCGAGGTTCGCCGCGGCCCCGCAACCGTCTTCCTTACTGCAATGGATGGCACCACGCCAAGCTCGGTGGACTGGCTTCGCCGCAAGGCCAACACCTGCGCGTGGTTTGCACGCAGTACCTATTCCACCGGCCTGCAATTGGCACAGAAGAGCCAGACACTCGCCCGCCACGCCCTGGCAGATCGAGACTACGCCGCCGATGGTGGCTCGGTTCCGCTCATGGTAAAAGATGCAGGGCTGGTCGGCAGCCTTACAATTTCAGGTCTCGACCAGCGAGCGGATCACGAACTGGCAATTGAGGTTCTCTGCCTGCATCTGGGACGCAGCTACGCCGAACTCAAGCTCGATTAG